From Rutidosis leptorrhynchoides isolate AG116_Rl617_1_P2 chromosome 3, CSIRO_AGI_Rlap_v1, whole genome shotgun sequence, a single genomic window includes:
- the LOC139896511 gene encoding uncharacterized protein isoform X2, whose translation MEDDERREAAIASAAAAVSLNPNSSSLSQTRLSKFQELHKRRLQIKEKSSKIKKKSKGRSFGQSSNSNAEDCASEISCKSNEEDISSNSVSLDTHQQMVPSVPKQVVPQIAPKKPQKLHWGLDTKERWERKSNM comes from the exons ATGGAGGATGACGAGAGAAGAGAAGCAGCAATCGCATCAGCAGCAGCTGCTGTCTCCCTCAACCCTAATTCCTCTTCTCTTTCCCAAACTCGCCTTTCAAAATTCCAG GAACTGCACAAGAGGCGTCTACAAATAAAAGAAAAATCATCCAAGATTAAAAAGAAATCAAAAG GGAGGTCATTTGGGCAGAGCAGTAATAGTAATGCTGAAGATTGTGCAAGTGAAATCTCATGTAAATCGAATGAAGAAGATATAAGTAGTAATTCTGTCTCGTTAGACACCCATCAACAAATGGTTCCCTCTGTGCCAAAACAAGTGGTACCACAAATCGCTCCGAAAAAACCACAGAAGCTGCACTGGGG GCTGGACACTAAAGAAAGATGGGAAAGGAAATCCAACATGTAG
- the LOC139896511 gene encoding uncharacterized protein isoform X1 produces MEDDERREAAIASAAAAVSLNPNSSSLSQTRLSKFQELHKRRLQIKEKSSKIKKKSKGPFTGRSFGQSSNSNAEDCASEISCKSNEEDISSNSVSLDTHQQMVPSVPKQVVPQIAPKKPQKLHWGLDTKERWERKSNM; encoded by the exons ATGGAGGATGACGAGAGAAGAGAAGCAGCAATCGCATCAGCAGCAGCTGCTGTCTCCCTCAACCCTAATTCCTCTTCTCTTTCCCAAACTCGCCTTTCAAAATTCCAG GAACTGCACAAGAGGCGTCTACAAATAAAAGAAAAATCATCCAAGATTAAAAAGAAATCAAAAG GTCCTTTTACAGGGAGGTCATTTGGGCAGAGCAGTAATAGTAATGCTGAAGATTGTGCAAGTGAAATCTCATGTAAATCGAATGAAGAAGATATAAGTAGTAATTCTGTCTCGTTAGACACCCATCAACAAATGGTTCCCTCTGTGCCAAAACAAGTGGTACCACAAATCGCTCCGAAAAAACCACAGAAGCTGCACTGGGG GCTGGACACTAAAGAAAGATGGGAAAGGAAATCCAACATGTAG
- the LOC139896513 gene encoding plastidic glucose transporter 4 has product MQAINFTTVNVFHAVNRNSKVLSGSTTGQLRTKNSMIRTGPDSNFGFHLRSGHIPQALRNAGAGNVFSSPARSRSIKAQASDGDVTPVKTLSKSTGSVLPYVGVASLGAILFGYHLGVVNGALEYLAKDLGIADNAVLQGWIVSTLLAGATVGSFTGGSLADQFGRTKTFLLDAIPLTVGAFLCATATNVQTMIIGRLLAGIGIGISSAIVPLYISEISPTEIRGTLGSINQLFICIGILAALVAGLPLAANPLWWRTMFGISVIPSILLALGMAFSPESPRWLVQQRKISQAEKAIKTLYGEGKVAEVMADLSASGQGSEEQDAGWFDLFSGRYFKVVSVGAALFLFQQLAGINAVVYYSTSVFRTAGVASDVAASALVGAANVFGTMIASSLMDKKGRKSLLMTSFSGMAISMLLLSLSFTWKVLAPYSGPLAVIGTVLYVLSFSLGAGPVPALLLPEIFASRIRAKAVALSLGMHWISNFVIGLYFLSVVTKFGISKVYLGFASICLLAVMYIASNVVETKGRSLEDIERELNPAI; this is encoded by the exons ATGCAAGCTATTAACTTTACTACTGTGAACGTTTTCCATGCTGTAAACCGTAACAGTAAGGTTTTATCCGGTTCGACTACCGGTCAACTCCGGACCAAAAATAGCATGATTCGAACCGGTCCAGATTCTAATTTTGGATTTCATCTCCGGTCTGGTCATATACCTCAGGCGCTTCGTAACGCCGGTGCCGGAAATGTCTTCAGCTCACCTGCGAGGTCCAGATCAATCAAAGCTCAAGCGTCCG ATGGTGATGTTACTCCTGTAAAGACTCTGTCGAAATCTACTGGATCAGTTTTGCCTTATGTTGGGGTTGCTAGTTTGGGAGCCATATTATTCGGATACCATCTAGG AGTGGTTAATGGTGCACTAGAGTATCTTGCTAAAGATCTTGGTATTGCTGATAATGCGGTTCTACAAG GATGGATTGTTAGCACACTACTTGCTGGTGCAACCGTTGGTTCGTTTACAGGGGGCTCTTTGGCTGATCAATTCGGAAGAACAAAGACTTTTCTACTGGATGCAATTCCTCTTACAGTTGGAGCGTTTCTTTG TGCAACGGCTACAAATGTACAGACCATGATCATTGGTCGCTTGCTTGCTGGCATTGGAATTGGCATATCATCTGCTATTGTCCCTCTGTACATATCTGAG ATTTCACCAACTGAAATTCGAGGCACACTTGGATCTATCAACCAGTTGTTTATTTGTATCGGAATCCTCGCAGCCTTAGTGGCTGGACTACCCTTAGCTGCAAACCCGTTATG GTGGAGAACGATGTTTGGTATTAGTGTTATTCCGTCTATTCTATTGGCGTTAGGAATGGCATTTTCACCCGAATCTCCTCGTTGGCTAGTTCAG CAAAGGAAAATTTCTCAAGCTGAGAAAGCGATTAAAACATTATACGGAGAGGGTAAAGTTGCAGAGGTCATGGCTGACTTAAGTGCATCTGGTCAAGGCTCAGAAGAACAAGATGCTGGTTGGTTTGATCTTTTTAGTGGCCGCTAtttcaaag TTGTGAGCGTAGGTGCAGCCCTCTTCTTGTTCCAGCAGTTGGCTGGAATAAACGCAGTTGTGTATTATTCGACATCTGTGTTCCGCACTGCAGGAGTTGCATCTGACGTGGCAGCCAGTGCGCTCGTTGGGGCCGCAAATGTTTTTG GCACCATGATTGCATCATCTTTAATGGATAAAAAGGGAAGAAAAAGTCTTCTAATGACAAGCTTTTCTGGAATG GCAATATCAATGTTGCTGCTTTCATTGTCCTTCACTTGGAAAGTTTTGGCGCCGTATTCAGGACCACTTGCTGTTATTGGGACCGTTCT ATACGTGCTATCGTTTTCTCTTGGTGCGGGCCCTGTTCCCGCTCTTTTGCTACCAGAAATTTTTGCCTCCCGAATTAGAGCAAAGGCAGTCGCCTTGTCCCTCGGAATGCATTGG ATATCAAACTTTGTAATCGGGTTGTATTTCTTGAGTGTGGTGACTAAATTTGGCATAAGCAAAGTGTACCTAGGATTTGCATCAATTTGTCTTCTTGCTGTTATGTACATAGCTAGTAACGTTGTTGAGACAAAGGGGCGATCGTTGGAGGATATCGAGCGTGAACTTAATCCCGCAATCTGA